The following proteins come from a genomic window of Microbacterium sp. SY138:
- the rsmA gene encoding 16S rRNA (adenine(1518)-N(6)/adenine(1519)-N(6))-dimethyltransferase RsmA: protein MTVTLLGATEIRRLAAELDVTPTKKLGQNFVTDANTVRKIVQAARVQPHERVVEVGPGLGSLTLAILETGASVTAVEIDHRLAARLAQTAAEHGVEADRLTVVDADALRITALPGEPTVLVANLPYNVSVPVLLHFLENFAYLQRGVVMVQAEVAERLAAKPGSKIYGSPSVKAAWYGEWKLSGNVSRQVFWPVPNVDSLLVGFDRSEGERGTEEERRRTFQIVDAAFNQRRKMLRQALSGIFGSSAAASEVLIAAGVAPTARGEDLTVEDYQRIAQHAPAADAAAEIVTDDVAPTQ from the coding sequence ATGACCGTCACCCTGCTCGGCGCCACCGAGATCCGCCGCCTCGCCGCCGAGCTCGACGTCACCCCGACGAAGAAGCTCGGCCAGAACTTCGTCACCGATGCGAACACCGTCCGCAAGATCGTGCAGGCGGCCCGCGTGCAGCCGCACGAGCGTGTGGTCGAGGTCGGACCGGGGCTCGGCTCCCTGACGCTCGCGATCCTCGAGACCGGCGCCTCCGTCACAGCCGTCGAGATCGATCACCGACTGGCCGCCCGCCTCGCGCAGACCGCGGCCGAGCACGGCGTCGAGGCCGATCGGCTCACGGTCGTCGATGCGGATGCGCTGCGCATCACCGCGCTGCCGGGGGAGCCCACCGTGCTGGTGGCCAACCTGCCCTACAACGTCTCGGTGCCGGTGCTGCTGCACTTCCTCGAGAACTTCGCCTACCTCCAGCGCGGCGTCGTGATGGTCCAGGCCGAGGTCGCCGAGCGCCTGGCCGCGAAGCCCGGCTCGAAGATCTACGGCTCGCCCAGCGTCAAGGCCGCCTGGTACGGGGAGTGGAAGCTGTCCGGAAACGTCTCCCGCCAGGTGTTCTGGCCGGTGCCGAACGTCGACAGCCTGCTCGTCGGCTTCGACCGCTCCGAGGGCGAGCGCGGCACCGAGGAGGAGCGTCGCCGCACGTTCCAGATCGTGGACGCGGCGTTCAACCAGCGCCGCAAGATGCTCCGCCAGGCCCTCTCCGGGATCTTCGGCAGCTCGGCCGCGGCGTCGGAGGTGCTGATCGCCGCCGGTGTCGCCCCGACTGCACGCGGAGAAGACCTCACGGTCGAGGACTACCAGCGCATCGCGCAGCACGCCCCGGCGGCGGACGCCGCTGCGGAGATCGTCACCGACGACGTCGCTCCCACCCAGTAA
- a CDS encoding MFS transporter: MPSLGELVAPRRMGRDFRWLLASSWTSNVGDGVALAAAPLLIASMTSSPILVAAGAILQFLPWLLFGLHAGAIADRFDRRRLVMFANAARALVLAALCVFLLTGVANIWIVLAVAFLYGTAEVFVDTAGSTLLPMLVKPADLGVGNARLQAGYLVANQFAGPPLGAFLFAAGTAWPFLLEVVCVSFAVVLISRMAKTPVPPRETDTHPPVHTDIAEGLRWLWRNPPVRMLVLIILVFNITWAAPWGVLVLYATEHLHMGAVGYGALTTASAAGGILATLSFGWLERHVSFATLMRVVLSLEVLMHLSFALTTTGWVALVIMFFFGAYAFVWGTISTTVRQRLVPAELQGRVASVNMVGVFGGMVVGQALGGVIAQVWGLTAPWWFAFVGAALTLLLVWKPISQIVSAKPIADTGPDDAEPASPSANEPQESKEP, translated from the coding sequence GTGCCTTCTCTCGGTGAACTCGTCGCGCCCCGCCGCATGGGCCGAGACTTCCGCTGGCTGCTCGCGTCGTCGTGGACGAGCAACGTCGGCGACGGCGTCGCGCTCGCGGCCGCTCCGCTGCTCATCGCGTCGATGACCTCGTCGCCGATCCTGGTGGCGGCCGGCGCGATCCTGCAGTTCCTCCCCTGGCTGCTCTTCGGCCTGCACGCCGGCGCGATCGCCGACCGCTTCGACCGTCGTCGCCTGGTCATGTTCGCCAACGCCGCCAGAGCCCTCGTGCTCGCAGCTCTCTGCGTGTTCCTCCTCACCGGGGTCGCGAACATCTGGATCGTGCTCGCGGTCGCGTTCCTCTACGGCACCGCCGAGGTCTTCGTCGACACGGCGGGAAGCACGCTGCTGCCCATGCTCGTGAAACCCGCAGACCTCGGCGTCGGCAACGCGCGCCTGCAGGCCGGATACCTGGTCGCGAACCAGTTCGCCGGTCCCCCGCTGGGAGCATTCCTGTTCGCGGCCGGCACGGCGTGGCCCTTCCTGCTCGAGGTCGTGTGCGTGAGCTTCGCCGTGGTGCTCATCTCGCGCATGGCGAAGACGCCCGTCCCGCCCCGGGAGACCGACACCCACCCGCCCGTGCACACCGACATAGCCGAAGGCCTGCGGTGGCTGTGGCGCAACCCGCCGGTGCGGATGCTGGTGCTCATCATCCTGGTCTTCAACATCACCTGGGCGGCCCCCTGGGGCGTCCTCGTGCTGTACGCCACCGAGCACCTGCACATGGGCGCGGTCGGCTACGGTGCACTCACGACGGCATCGGCGGCCGGGGGGATCCTCGCGACCCTCAGCTTCGGCTGGTTGGAACGGCACGTGTCGTTCGCGACGCTGATGCGCGTCGTGCTCTCGCTCGAGGTGCTCATGCACCTGTCTTTCGCACTCACCACCACCGGCTGGGTGGCGCTGGTCATCATGTTCTTCTTCGGCGCCTACGCGTTCGTGTGGGGCACGATCTCCACGACCGTGCGACAGCGGCTCGTCCCCGCCGAGCTCCAGGGCCGGGTGGCATCCGTGAACATGGTCGGCGTCTTCGGCGGCATGGTCGTCGGTCAGGCGCTCGGCGGCGTGATCGCCCAGGTGTGGGGGCTCACCGCCCCGTGGTGGTTCGCCTTCGTCGGCGCAGCCCTCACCCTGCTGCTGGTGTGGAAGCCCATCTCGCAGATCGTGTCGGCGAAGCCCATCGCCGACACCGGTCCCGACGACGCGGAACCCGCGAGTCCGTCGGCGAACGAGCCTCAGGAGTCGAAGGAACCGTAG
- a CDS encoding TatD family hydrolase → MAETYVRERSGDGRKDLKYPSAPEPLTVPVYDNHAHLEIVDGDQPLSLTEQLDRAAAVGIAGVVQASGDIESSRWAVEAAASDPRVLAAVAIHPNDAPTYAEEGHLDEAIAVIDELAAHPRTRAIGETGLDFFRTEPERRAPQFESFEAHIALAKKHGIAMQIHDRDAHDAVLETLARLGAPERTVFHCFSGDDAMARICADAGYHLSFAGNVTFKNAQNLRDALKVTPLDRLLVETDAPFLTPVPLRGRPNAPYLVPITVRFMAAELGLDVDELCAQLAENTLRVYGSFDS, encoded by the coding sequence ATGGCCGAGACCTACGTGCGTGAGCGTTCGGGGGACGGACGCAAGGATCTGAAGTATCCGTCCGCCCCCGAACCGCTGACGGTTCCGGTGTACGACAACCATGCGCACCTGGAGATCGTCGACGGTGATCAGCCGCTGTCGCTGACCGAGCAGCTCGACCGGGCGGCGGCCGTGGGCATCGCCGGGGTCGTGCAGGCTTCGGGCGACATCGAGTCGTCGCGGTGGGCGGTCGAGGCCGCGGCATCCGACCCTCGTGTGCTGGCCGCCGTCGCGATCCACCCGAACGATGCGCCGACGTACGCAGAGGAGGGACATCTGGATGAGGCGATCGCGGTGATCGACGAGCTCGCCGCGCACCCGCGCACCCGGGCGATCGGCGAGACGGGGCTGGACTTCTTCCGCACGGAGCCCGAACGGCGGGCGCCGCAGTTCGAGTCGTTCGAGGCGCACATCGCGCTCGCGAAGAAGCACGGCATCGCGATGCAGATCCACGACCGCGACGCACACGACGCGGTGCTGGAGACGCTCGCCCGCCTCGGTGCCCCGGAGCGCACGGTGTTCCACTGCTTCTCGGGCGACGACGCGATGGCGCGCATCTGCGCCGACGCCGGGTACCACCTGTCGTTCGCCGGCAACGTCACGTTCAAGAACGCCCAGAATCTGCGCGATGCGTTGAAGGTCACCCCGCTCGATCGCCTCCTGGTCGAGACGGATGCGCCGTTCCTCACCCCGGTGCCGCTGCGCGGACGCCCGAACGCGCCCTACCTGGTGCCGATCACGGTGCGCTTCATGGCCGCAGAGCTCGGCCTCGACGTGGATGAGCTGTGCGCCCAGCTCGCCGAGAACACCCTGCGGGTCTACGGTTCCTTCGACTCCTGA
- the metG gene encoding methionine--tRNA ligase, with protein MPAGESFYITTPIYYPSDVPHIGHGYTTVAVDTLARWHRQAGDDTWMLTGTDEHGQKMLRAAAANNVTPQEWVDKLVSESWFPLLTTLDVANDDFIRTTQERHETNVQTFFQRLYDRGYIYAGEYEALYCVGCEEFKPESEIVDGTGPFEGLKVCAIHSKPLELLQEKNYFFKLSEFQDRLLELYKTQPDFVRPDSARNEVVSFVSQGLKDLSISRSTFDWGIPLPWDESHVIYVWVDALLNYATAVGYGSDEETFARRWPAYHVVGKDILRFHAVIWPALLMAAGLDVPKGVFAHGWLLVGGEKMSKSKLTGIAPTEITDVFGSDAYRFYFLSAIAFGQDGSFSWEDLSARYQAELANGFGNLASRTTAMIEKYFEGVVPPAAEYTEKDLAIQKIVADAATNADASIAQFRIDEAISAIWTIVDALNGYITANEPWALAKQANSGDEGQRARLGTVLYTCAEGLRALAVLLSPVMPESTEKLWVALGAAETLGRLQDQPIREAGAWGVLRPGTSVNGLSPLFPRVESAG; from the coding sequence ATGCCCGCAGGCGAATCCTTCTACATCACCACGCCCATCTACTACCCGTCCGACGTGCCTCACATCGGTCACGGGTACACGACGGTGGCCGTCGACACGCTCGCACGGTGGCACCGCCAGGCGGGGGATGACACCTGGATGCTCACGGGCACCGACGAGCACGGTCAGAAGATGCTGCGCGCGGCGGCGGCGAACAACGTCACCCCGCAGGAATGGGTCGACAAGCTCGTCAGCGAGAGCTGGTTCCCGCTGCTGACGACGCTCGACGTCGCCAACGACGACTTCATCCGCACGACGCAGGAGCGGCACGAGACGAACGTGCAGACGTTCTTCCAACGCCTGTACGACCGCGGGTACATCTACGCGGGCGAGTACGAGGCGCTCTACTGTGTGGGCTGCGAGGAGTTCAAGCCCGAGTCGGAGATCGTTGACGGCACCGGTCCTTTCGAGGGACTCAAGGTCTGCGCGATCCACTCCAAGCCTCTCGAACTGCTGCAGGAGAAGAACTACTTCTTCAAGCTCAGCGAGTTCCAGGACCGCCTGCTCGAGCTCTACAAGACCCAGCCCGATTTCGTGCGCCCCGACTCCGCGCGCAACGAGGTCGTCTCCTTCGTGAGCCAGGGTCTGAAGGACCTGTCGATCTCGCGTTCGACCTTCGACTGGGGCATCCCGCTGCCCTGGGACGAATCGCATGTCATCTACGTGTGGGTCGACGCCCTGCTGAACTACGCCACGGCCGTGGGCTACGGCTCCGATGAGGAGACTTTCGCACGCCGCTGGCCCGCCTACCACGTGGTCGGCAAGGACATCCTGCGCTTCCACGCCGTGATCTGGCCCGCGCTGCTGATGGCGGCCGGCCTCGACGTGCCCAAGGGCGTGTTCGCGCACGGCTGGCTGCTCGTCGGCGGCGAGAAGATGTCGAAGTCGAAGCTCACCGGCATCGCGCCGACCGAGATCACCGACGTCTTCGGTTCCGACGCGTACCGCTTCTACTTCCTCTCGGCGATCGCCTTCGGTCAGGACGGCTCCTTCTCGTGGGAGGACCTGTCCGCCCGCTACCAGGCCGAGCTCGCGAACGGCTTCGGCAACCTCGCCTCGCGCACCACCGCGATGATCGAGAAGTACTTCGAGGGCGTCGTGCCGCCCGCGGCCGAGTACACCGAGAAGGACCTCGCGATCCAGAAGATCGTGGCGGATGCGGCGACGAATGCGGATGCGTCCATCGCGCAGTTCCGCATCGATGAGGCGATCTCGGCGATCTGGACGATCGTCGATGCGCTCAACGGCTACATCACCGCGAACGAGCCGTGGGCACTGGCCAAGCAGGCGAACAGCGGAGACGAGGGCCAGCGCGCACGCCTCGGCACCGTGCTGTACACCTGCGCCGAGGGGCTGCGCGCGCTCGCGGTGCTGCTGTCGCCGGTGATGCCGGAATCGACCGAGAAGCTCTGGGTCGCCCTCGGCGCCGCCGAGACCCTGGGTCGCCTGCAGGACCAGCCGATCCGCGAGGCGGGCGCCTGGGGCGTGCTGCGCCCCGGTACCAGTGTCAACGGCCTCTCGCCGCTGTTCCCGCGGGTGGAGTCAGCGGGCTGA
- a CDS encoding molybdopterin-dependent oxidoreductase — MHATRGEETRRDTLRAAAAGLSASFLAVGLAELVAAVVEPSASPFAVIGSGLIDLAPSWAKDTAIALFGTGDKAALITGIAIVLVVVAAVAGILERRRSGLGAVILGALGVLAVVAAMIRPGAGPFAWLPGLIAGLVAVITLRLLVARLRPVAGLQPDGEDRRRFLLWTSGVAAAGAVALIVGNVARGASRSIEAVRDALRLPSAARAAAAVPAGAELGIRGLASVVTPNAEFYRIDTALIVPQVDPTDWSLRIHGMVDREIEITWDELLAMPMQESDVTLACVSNEVGGSLIGNARWLGLPVRELLARAGVDRDADMVLSTSADGFTASTPIEALTDDRDALLAIGMNGEPLPIEHGFPVRMVVPGLYGYVSATKWVTQLEVTRFDRATAYWTTRGWSDRGPIKLQSRIDVPRRGQSVPAGAAVIAGMAWQQHVGIAGVEVRIDDGPWRAAELATAISADTWVQWSLDWTAESGAHTIECRALSADGETQTSDPAAPAPDGAQGWHRIDVSVG, encoded by the coding sequence ATGCACGCGACGCGGGGGGAAGAGACGCGGCGGGACACCCTCCGGGCAGCCGCCGCCGGCCTGAGCGCGTCGTTCCTCGCCGTCGGCCTGGCGGAGCTCGTCGCCGCGGTGGTGGAGCCGAGCGCGAGCCCGTTCGCCGTGATCGGGAGCGGGCTCATCGATCTCGCACCGAGCTGGGCGAAGGACACCGCCATCGCGCTGTTCGGCACCGGGGACAAGGCGGCCCTGATCACGGGGATCGCCATCGTGCTCGTCGTCGTCGCCGCCGTCGCCGGGATCCTGGAGCGCAGACGATCCGGTCTCGGGGCGGTGATCCTGGGAGCCCTCGGCGTTCTCGCCGTCGTCGCGGCGATGATCCGACCCGGCGCGGGACCCTTCGCCTGGCTCCCCGGTCTCATCGCCGGGCTCGTGGCGGTGATCACTCTGCGTCTCCTCGTGGCGCGACTGCGACCGGTCGCGGGCCTGCAGCCCGACGGCGAGGACCGGAGACGGTTCCTGCTGTGGACGTCCGGGGTCGCCGCGGCCGGCGCCGTGGCTCTCATCGTCGGGAACGTCGCGCGCGGCGCGAGCCGTTCGATCGAAGCCGTCCGCGATGCCCTGCGGCTGCCGAGCGCGGCACGCGCAGCGGCCGCGGTTCCTGCCGGCGCGGAGCTGGGGATCCGCGGTCTGGCTTCCGTCGTGACACCGAACGCGGAGTTCTACCGGATCGACACCGCGCTCATCGTGCCGCAGGTCGACCCGACCGACTGGTCGTTGCGCATCCACGGGATGGTCGACCGCGAGATCGAGATCACCTGGGACGAGCTGCTGGCCATGCCGATGCAGGAGTCCGACGTGACGCTCGCCTGCGTGTCGAACGAGGTCGGGGGATCACTGATCGGCAACGCCCGCTGGCTGGGTCTTCCGGTGCGGGAGCTGCTCGCGCGCGCGGGTGTGGATCGCGACGCCGACATGGTGCTCTCGACCTCGGCCGACGGCTTCACGGCATCGACCCCGATCGAGGCGCTCACGGATGACCGCGACGCTCTGCTCGCGATCGGCATGAACGGAGAGCCGCTGCCGATCGAGCACGGATTCCCGGTGCGGATGGTGGTGCCGGGTCTCTACGGCTATGTGTCGGCCACGAAGTGGGTCACACAGCTGGAGGTGACGCGGTTCGACCGTGCCACGGCCTACTGGACGACGCGAGGGTGGTCGGATCGCGGGCCCATCAAGCTGCAGTCCCGCATCGACGTCCCGCGCCGTGGGCAGTCGGTCCCGGCGGGGGCCGCGGTGATCGCCGGGATGGCCTGGCAGCAGCACGTCGGCATCGCCGGGGTGGAGGTGCGCATCGACGACGGCCCGTGGCGCGCCGCCGAGCTCGCGACCGCGATCTCCGCCGACACCTGGGTGCAGTGGAGTCTCGACTGGACCGCCGAGAGCGGTGCGCACACCATCGAATGCCGGGCGCTGAGCGCCGACGGCGAGACGCAGACCTCGGATCCGGCTGCTCCGGCACCCGACGGCGCTCAGGGATGGCACCGCATCGACGTCTCCGTCGGCTGA
- a CDS encoding family 1 glycosylhydrolase, with amino-acid sequence MLAFPDGFLWGAATAAHQVEGNNTTSNWWAMEHAPGSPMVEPSGDAADHFHRYPEDMRLLAAAGLNSYRFSVEWARIEPERGFVSRAMLDHYRRMIDTARENGLDPTVTLMHFTVPQWFQKDGFWRADDAVDLFARYVETVLPILDGIDYVCTINEPNIAAMLAGGEDAANLVAYGLPNPDLAVADTLLEAHHRASEILHSVPGVKAGWTIATQAFHSTGEPGADDMLAAYGDPRDHWYLDQSAGDDFVGVQAYTRTFIGPEGPRPVADDVETTLTGWEFFPEALEMGVRSAWERSGGVPVLVTENGIATADDTRRIAYTQGALEGLHRAISDGIDVRAYQHWSALDNYEWASGFRPTFGLIGFDHETFERSPKPSLAWLGEVARRNGL; translated from the coding sequence GTGCTCGCATTCCCCGACGGCTTCCTGTGGGGTGCCGCGACAGCGGCCCACCAGGTGGAGGGCAACAACACCACGAGCAACTGGTGGGCGATGGAACACGCGCCCGGCTCGCCCATGGTGGAGCCCTCCGGTGACGCCGCCGACCACTTCCACCGCTACCCGGAGGACATGCGGCTGCTCGCCGCCGCCGGGCTGAACTCCTACCGGTTCTCGGTGGAGTGGGCGCGGATCGAGCCCGAGCGCGGCTTCGTCTCCCGGGCGATGCTCGACCACTACCGTCGCATGATCGACACCGCCCGCGAGAACGGGCTCGACCCCACGGTCACGCTCATGCACTTCACGGTGCCGCAGTGGTTCCAGAAGGACGGCTTCTGGCGTGCCGACGACGCGGTGGATCTGTTCGCCCGCTACGTCGAGACCGTGCTGCCGATCCTCGACGGCATCGACTACGTGTGCACGATCAACGAGCCGAACATCGCGGCGATGCTGGCCGGGGGAGAGGACGCGGCGAACCTCGTCGCCTACGGCCTCCCGAACCCCGATCTCGCCGTCGCCGACACGCTGCTCGAGGCGCACCACCGCGCATCGGAGATCCTGCATTCGGTGCCCGGTGTCAAGGCCGGATGGACCATCGCCACGCAGGCGTTCCACTCCACGGGAGAGCCTGGCGCCGACGACATGCTCGCCGCGTACGGCGACCCCCGCGACCACTGGTACCTCGACCAGTCGGCCGGCGACGACTTCGTCGGCGTGCAGGCCTACACCCGCACCTTCATCGGTCCCGAGGGCCCGCGCCCGGTGGCGGACGATGTGGAGACCACGCTGACCGGCTGGGAGTTCTTCCCCGAGGCGCTCGAGATGGGAGTGCGCAGCGCCTGGGAGCGCAGCGGGGGAGTGCCCGTGCTCGTGACCGAGAACGGCATCGCGACCGCTGACGACACGCGGCGCATCGCCTACACGCAGGGTGCGCTCGAAGGACTGCACCGCGCCATCTCCGACGGCATCGACGTGCGCGCCTACCAGCACTGGAGCGCCCTCGACAACTACGAATGGGCCAGCGGCTTCCGGCCCACGTTCGGCCTGATCGGCTTCGACCACGAGACGTTCGAGCGCTCGCCGAAGCCGTCGCTCGCCTGGCTCGGAGAGGTCGCGCGCCGCAACGGCCTCTGA
- a CDS encoding ABC transporter ATP-binding protein — protein sequence MTAMAPATTTTENDILLEVQGLSVEYASPGTKPVTAVENVSFSLRRGEFVGLVGESGSGKSTLGFALTRLQKPPARISAGRILFGGRDIRELDAEELRRQRQGGFAMVLQSGMNALNPVRTIGNHFRDIFAAHGHVPKDARDARARELIGKVGLDASVVARYPGELSGGMRQRASIALALSLEPQLMVFDEPTTALDVLVQHAVMDTIKELQRAEHFTAILISHDLGIVLEATDRVMVMHEGHIVEDARSIDILERPQDEYTRMLLSHYADPRAEKIEIPGFLDAGTRRREGRARTDVTETLPTVSSRDTRRADAAIVVEGVSKHYPAPRRGQDAVTAVDDVSFRLEPGEALALVGASGSGKSTIAKMLTGVEKPTSGTVHFGDVDVASLKRHGLRDLRKDVQMVFQDPYAALNPLHTVEYALTRPVMNYTTLRGPEARARVLELLETVGLTPVEQFAAKLPHQLSGGQRQRVVIARALASDPQVLIADEPVSMLDVSLRAGVLALLEDLRERWGISMLYITHDLLSARLVTQNILVLNGGRVVERGETSEVLQHPEDPYTIQLLDAVPNPARLR from the coding sequence ATGACCGCCATGGCACCCGCGACCACCACCACGGAGAACGACATCCTGCTCGAGGTGCAGGGGCTGTCCGTCGAATACGCCTCGCCGGGCACGAAGCCCGTCACCGCGGTCGAGAACGTGTCGTTCTCGCTCCGCCGCGGCGAGTTCGTCGGTCTGGTCGGCGAGTCGGGGTCGGGCAAGTCGACCCTCGGCTTCGCCCTCACGCGACTGCAGAAGCCCCCGGCGCGGATCAGCGCTGGGCGCATCCTCTTCGGCGGGCGCGACATCCGCGAGCTGGATGCCGAGGAGCTGCGTCGTCAGCGTCAGGGCGGATTCGCCATGGTGCTGCAGTCGGGCATGAACGCCCTCAACCCCGTGCGCACGATCGGCAACCACTTCCGCGACATCTTCGCGGCGCACGGACACGTGCCCAAGGACGCCCGCGATGCGCGTGCCCGTGAGCTCATCGGCAAGGTCGGCCTCGACGCGTCGGTGGTCGCCCGTTACCCGGGTGAGCTCTCCGGCGGTATGCGCCAGCGTGCCTCGATCGCGCTCGCGCTGTCTCTCGAACCACAGCTGATGGTGTTCGACGAGCCCACCACGGCGCTCGACGTGCTCGTGCAGCACGCGGTGATGGACACGATCAAGGAGCTGCAGCGGGCCGAGCACTTCACCGCCATCCTCATCAGTCACGACCTCGGCATCGTGCTGGAGGCGACGGACCGGGTGATGGTGATGCACGAAGGGCACATCGTCGAAGACGCCAGGAGCATCGACATCCTCGAGCGCCCGCAGGACGAGTACACCCGGATGCTCCTCAGCCACTACGCGGACCCCCGCGCGGAGAAGATCGAGATCCCCGGCTTCCTCGACGCCGGTACCCGCCGTCGTGAAGGACGTGCGCGGACCGACGTCACCGAGACGCTGCCGACCGTGTCGTCGCGCGACACCCGTCGTGCGGATGCGGCGATCGTGGTGGAGGGCGTCTCGAAGCACTACCCGGCCCCTCGACGTGGGCAGGACGCCGTGACCGCGGTCGACGACGTGTCGTTCCGGCTCGAACCGGGGGAGGCCCTGGCACTCGTGGGCGCCTCGGGCTCGGGCAAGTCGACCATCGCCAAGATGTTGACGGGCGTCGAGAAGCCGACCTCCGGTACGGTGCACTTCGGCGATGTCGACGTGGCCTCTCTCAAGCGACACGGTCTGCGTGACCTCCGCAAGGACGTGCAGATGGTGTTCCAGGATCCGTATGCGGCGCTCAACCCGCTGCACACGGTCGAGTACGCCCTCACCCGTCCGGTCATGAACTACACGACGCTGCGGGGGCCCGAGGCGAGGGCGCGAGTGCTCGAGCTGCTCGAGACGGTGGGCCTCACGCCCGTCGAGCAGTTCGCCGCCAAGCTGCCGCACCAGCTCTCCGGCGGGCAGCGGCAGCGCGTCGTGATCGCCAGGGCGCTCGCGAGCGACCCGCAGGTGCTGATCGCCGATGAACCCGTCTCGATGCTCGACGTCTCGCTGCGTGCCGGGGTGCTGGCGCTGCTGGAGGACCTGCGCGAGAGGTGGGGCATCAGCATGCTCTACATCACGCACGACCTGCTGAGCGCGCGCCTGGTGACCCAGAACATCCTGGTGCTCAACGGCGGACGGGTGGTCGAGCGCGGCGAGACCTCGGAGGTGCTGCAGCATCCGGAGGATCCGTACACGATCCAGTTGCTCGACGCCGTGCCCAACCCCGCGCGCCTGCGCTGA
- a CDS encoding ABC transporter permease — translation MTSTMNVKIPAERIAAPSPWRAFGRMVATLWSNGKARLGLCILAFFVLVAVFAPVLAPYGAKDNTFERNADASWAHWLGTTAAGEDVLSQLIYGAQVSLLVGFAAGILSTIVAVLIGLSWGYMRGFAGEVVGFIVNLFLVIPGLPLMIVIAAYLQNGGILMIIAVIVVTGWAWGARVLRSQTQSLRGNDFVTSAQFSGDSRTRIIFREILPNMASIIAGTLFGAATAAILAEAGLEFLGLGDSSIVSWGTMLYWAQNSNSLLTGQWLLLFAPGLCIALLALSLTLINFGVDGISNPRLREGKGR, via the coding sequence ATGACTTCCACCATGAACGTCAAGATCCCCGCCGAGCGCATCGCCGCGCCCAGCCCATGGCGCGCCTTCGGACGCATGGTCGCCACCCTCTGGAGCAATGGCAAGGCACGGCTCGGGTTGTGCATCCTCGCCTTCTTCGTGCTCGTGGCGGTGTTCGCCCCCGTCCTCGCCCCCTACGGCGCGAAGGACAACACCTTCGAGCGCAACGCCGATGCGTCGTGGGCGCACTGGCTCGGCACGACGGCCGCGGGGGAGGACGTGCTCAGCCAGCTCATCTACGGCGCACAGGTCAGCCTGCTCGTCGGCTTCGCCGCCGGCATCCTGTCGACCATCGTGGCGGTGCTCATCGGTCTCAGCTGGGGCTACATGCGCGGTTTCGCCGGCGAGGTGGTCGGCTTCATCGTCAACCTCTTCCTGGTGATCCCCGGACTCCCGCTCATGATCGTGATCGCCGCGTACCTGCAGAACGGCGGCATCCTGATGATCATCGCGGTCATCGTGGTGACCGGCTGGGCCTGGGGCGCCCGTGTGCTCCGCAGCCAGACGCAGTCGCTGCGCGGCAACGACTTCGTCACCTCGGCGCAGTTCTCGGGTGACAGCAGGACGCGCATCATCTTCCGCGAGATCCTGCCCAACATGGCGTCGATCATCGCCGGCACGCTCTTCGGGGCGGCGACGGCCGCGATCTTGGCGGAGGCAGGCCTGGAGTTCCTCGGCCTCGGCGACTCCAGCATCGTCAGCTGGGGCACCATGCTCTACTGGGCGCAGAACTCCAACTCGCTGCTCACCGGACAGTGGCTGCTGCTGTTCGCCCCCGGTCTGTGCATCGCACTGCTGGCGTTGAGCCTGACACTGATCAACTTCGGCGTGGACGGCATCTCCAATCCGCGCCTGCGAGAGGGGAAGGGTCGATGA